The Arabidopsis thaliana chromosome 5, partial sequence genomic interval AGATTGTACTGtgacaaatgaaacattcaaCTCCATAGAGTGTGATTTTGCTTTGTGCTTTAGATGTGCTACTTTACCTCAAAAGTTGAGGTATAAGCATGACAAGCATACGCTCACTCTTTCGTATGGCGAGGAGACAAGTACCATGCCATCTTGGTGTGAAATTTGCGAGAGAAATATAAATCCACAGGAGCGATTTTATATGTGTGATGAGTACTGTTGTGTCACCCTACATATTGAATGTATGCTTGGGGTGGCTTTATACATCAAGCCTGGTTCATCGTGGATCAGCTTCAACAATAAAAAGATGTATGCTCTGGCCAACAATCATCATATGTCTCGACCTCTTTGCTTCATTTGCAAGGAGCGTTGTCCCcacaaaatagttttcaaGTACGATGAAGTTATATTTTGTTCCCAAAAGTGCAGGGGGAAATATAGGTACTAGAAGAGTGAACAAGTAGCTTGATGATCAttactaatttgttttttgcgAGTATTCCGTTGCATTGATTAGCCACGATACTGATATGTTTGTTGTGAGATATTTCCACATATAATTTCTACGCAAATAAGTAATTTGCTTTGCATCGATGgtgattctttttctttcaaattgatATATCTCAAAGTCTCTGGCACAATTTGATCATAAGCAAGACACTTGGTTAACCAAACTGTGGTACCAAGAAGACCTTGTATAATCTGATGGTtaactcaaaattttaatatatagtagATATCTATCCAGTGGCGATGGTGATTCATAGAAACatggaaacaaaaacccaTCAAGATGAAacagaatgaaaaaaaataccaGAAAATTCGTTGAGCACATGAGATCAGAGGGAAGATATTTGCCTAACTGGAAAGAGAAggcaagaaagaagaagaacacactCTTTTTCATCACATTGCTCATTGTTCTGTAAATACACTGTCTCAGAATCTGCTGCAACTAACTACCCGTAGATAACAAACATATACACATGGAATGTTTGTTTAATCTAAAAGCCTTGGTTACAGCTTTTCCAGACATCTATAATCATTGCAACTTTTAGAaaatcatctctttctctctctctccctctctctcaaTAGTGAATCAATCAGACGGTTGATCTGTATTCAAAACTTGATCCAGGTTCTTCAGTGGAAGGGAAAGCCTCCAAACCGGTAACCATGGCTGCAGGAGGACCACGGCGACACCTCTGATGCATCTCATCAACAGCTTCAGGTGGTCCTGAAAAGAGTGCTTCCACTGAACCATCCCTGCGGTTCCTAACCCATCCCTTTATCCCCAGCTGCTCAGCGTTCTCAACAGTCCAGTTTCTGTAGCACACTCCCTGTACTCTTCCCTTTATCACCACTCTCACCTGCACCAACATGGCAACATCTTCAGTCCATATTCTCAGACAACTATGGTACCAAGAAGACTGATAATAATCTGATTATCAAATGGTGAGTTAAACTTTTGAATATTTAGTAGATATCTATCCAATCAGTATGATCAAATCGGCATGATGATCCAAAGAAACATTTCGCTCAAAGAGTTGTTAAAatgggaataaagaagaacaGAACCAGCATCAAGATAACTAtaccaaaaacagaagaagttCCATGAGGCAGGCATAAGATGCAAAACAATAATGCAGATAGATTCGGTTATAGAATTGCATTTCTCACTCTACCTTTTGATGGTACCAAACTCTCAACCTtatgaaactttaaaaaactCCAACATTTGAGACCAATAAAAAGAGTTTATAATCTGAACAAGCAATCATAGTTTCATTCAAAGTATAAATCTTAGTAACACGTTTTGAATGATAAATCAATGAGAAACAACAACCCAATCCTATATACTCAAAGAAGCAAACCTAAAGGCTATGGAATAAGATTCACTgaattcaaacaaagaaaaactatcaTCAATCGacattgaaatgaaaaataccCCGTTGAGTAGAAAAccaatgaaaaatataatttcaaacaGAAACGGATTGACGACTCTCAATACCCAAAGAtaccagaaaaaaaatctcaactttagCCACAACTTCAACGAATATAATACCGTTTTGGAAGAATCGGATTGCTGGGAAGACCCAGATTCAGCCTGAGTGGTCATCGAGGACACAGGCGGAGATGAGCGAAGCCAAATCAGAGGACGATGACGACTAGGAGCGGCAGAGAAACAAGGAAGAGGGAGAATAAGAGGATTCTGATGATTACGAGGATTGTGTATTCTCAAcagtgaagaagagatttgtGAAAGCTTCCCGAAACTCAGGAATCTTGTTCGAATTCCGACAATTGAGGCCATTCTCCGTTGGAAGTAATTGTTCTCGTGGCGTGTGTTTCAGAGATTTTGGGTTATTTCCTTAACGATTCCGGTTCTGTTTAATTAACCGGTTCGATTGCATCAGGTTCggtcattttaatttttaaacatGGTACCTCAGATGTTATCAAAATATCCATAACTTTCCTTGGCAGCCCAAGGCCCAAAGTGATCAACAAAACGTCAattgataataataagaagaaacaaaacatgttttcaatagtttttgcttctttagAACTGTAACTGTCATTAATTTCAAGTAGATGTGTCATATGTGTGATTGCTAGATATGAACAAAGTGGTAACAAGAAAATACCAATTACTCAAATAACCACGAGAAAGATAGCAACATGCAACGTATGAGAGAAAAATAGTAAAGGTGAATCTGAGACAACATGTTatagtttttgactttttgtagTTGTGttctaaaacaaaagagattttttttattggtgtATAAGTGTACTGGTAAGGATTGTTTGTTTAAGGCAATAATAACTTTAGTTAGTGGTCATTTGCAAAAATTTGTAGAACTGTGTGGAGTTTTCAAGACATTTCTCAAATCTTCTTCCGGCCCACAAGAATGAAGCCTAGTCAAACCAATAGCGGCCCATATACGCTCATTccctttttattcttttttctttaacttacCCTCGGTTTTAGAAAAATTTTAAggaatttttgttaatttcaaCATGTAAAAACAGTAGAAGTATGTATAGAAAATTGGAACGGAAAAGCTTTAatagaattattttataaaatcaagTCAGCCTTAttgatcatataaaaaatcaaGTCAACCTAACATTTAATAAGTGTAAGTTCAAAGTGTTTGACAATTTACTGAAACAAAATGGAATAGTCAAATAAGTTTCCAACTTATTTTGAGAAAtagtcaaaattcaaaaaaacgTTTCATGGAGACTTGGACTATGATTAGTGGCTTCCTTGTACATAGAGAGGACTCTTCTCAGCCCCTCTCCTCTGAGGAGTGTAAAACGAAACGAAACGAAACAAGGTGGAAACATGGTTGCACGTGTGGCTGCGGCGACTGagcaaattttgaaaagtcAGAATTTACTTACAAATATTATCATTGTTTAATTACAAGTTGTTACCTAATTCTTTTCAAGGAGTTTGACATTCTTTATTATCAGATTGGTTTGAAAAAGGAGCTTAACCtatgaaaagtttttttattttaactgCAGAAAACTcatagagaaaataaatgtgtttgtaaagaaaaggatattaacaaatcaaaataacatgttttgaGAGtagtaatttataaattaagaaagtaaacagataaatataatgatgttataaaaattaggaaaataacaaaaatataaccaatcttaaaataaaataaacattagGTAAGCTGTGAAGTTCAATttcacaaataatttttaggcaataatcaaatattgttCAACacgaaaaaaaagacatatacTTCAcgtatatgattttttataatctGAATTCATATTAAACCCCACAAAAATAATAGAGAATTTAGACCAAATCAGTGAAAATATGGGaaaggaatatatatatttgtctcATGTAGCgagtttttattattcattttgGAACACAActacacaagaagaagaagaccattCTATTTTCCAGCTGTACTTGTGGGGGAGACTCGTGCCGTGCAATCcaaacagagacaaaaattGCCATGTGGGCCTGAGGTGGACCGGTCCTACTAATTATAACATGTCAACATAATACCCTACACATTAATcatacatcatcatcacccaTCATTTCTGATCATGATTCATGCTTGTTATGCACATACAGTTTCATGATATCGTCCTAAAAATCTCACAAGTCAAAGACTCATAACCACATGTATCGTATCAGTGTAGAAGTTTTCGAACGGCATCTACTAAACTTTGCCATATTAATGATATTaggattctcttc includes:
- a CDS encoding acylphosphatase family (acylphosphatase family; FUNCTIONS IN: acylphosphatase activity; INVOLVED IN: biological_process unknown; EXPRESSED IN: 24 plant structures; EXPRESSED DURING: 15 growth stages; CONTAINS InterPro DOMAIN/s: Acylphosphatase-like (InterPro:IPR001792), Acylphosphatase, conserved site (InterPro:IPR017968), Acylphosphatase (InterPro:IPR020456); Has 2946 Blast hits to 2946 proteins in 1156 species: Archae - 171; Bacteria - 2226; Metazoa - 216; Fungi - 33; Plants - 44; Viruses - 0; Other Eukaryotes - 256 (source: NCBI BLink).) produces the protein MASIVGIRTRFLSFGKLSQISSSLLRIHNPRNHQNPLILPLPCFSAAPSRHRPLIWLRSSPPVSSMTTQAESGSSQQSDSSKTVRVVIKGRVQGVCYRNWTVENAEQLGIKGWVRNRRDGSVEALFSGPPEAVDEMHQRCRRGPPAAMVTGLEAFPSTEEPGSSFEYRSTV